GGTTTGATTGTGATTAAAGAAGGGGTAAAAGCTGCAGAGAAAGAGCAGGCGCTAAACGAAAAGTTTTGGGAAGGTTTAAAAGACACGGTCCGAACGGTAGAGAATATTTTCAGCCAACTTGAGAAAGAGTGCCCTGAAGTTGATCCCTGTTTTTCGGAAGTAAAAGAGAATACCAAAGCAATTCTGGAAAAAATTGAGTCAAGTCATAAAACCGGACTTGAGCTATTGAAGGAGATTAAAGAGAATGCGGCACGGTTAAGTGCGGTTGACCTATTGCCGCTGGGAAGTCATTTTGATGATCAATACATGCAGGATTTACTCTTCTGGCTTGAAAGTCCACTCAAACAGTTGGAAAAATCGATTGCAGAATGGAAATGCCTGACGGTGGATCCAACGATGGACCTGACTGCACACTCGCCTGAAATGCTGAATGATTTAATGCAAAAAAGAGATGGAAATTCTCAATGTGTGCTATTATTGAATAGATGGAGAGTTCAAACCGAGAATATAGTATCGATTAGTGAAAAACTGATTGATGATATGGATTTTACATTTCTCTACCTGAAAAAAAGAGGATTGTTCAGCATAGGTTTTAATGTGGAGAAAGCACATCTCGACAAGAGTACATACGACCTTCTGGCCAGTGAGGCACGCATTGCATCCTATATAGCGATTGCTAAAGGGGATATTCCTGTGGAGCACTGGTTCAGGTTGAGCCGAAGATTGACGAGCCTCAGCAGTAATGAAATACTGCTCTCCTGGGGTGGTACCATGTTTGAATACCTGATGCCGCTTTTGTTCATGAAGAGTATCGATGAAACTCTCATGGATCAAACCTATAAAAATGTAGTGAGATGGCAGCAGGAGTATGGAAAAAAACAAGGTAAACCATGGGGTTTCTCAGAAAGTGCCTACTATAATTTAAATATCGATATGCACTATCAGTACCGGGCTTTTGGGGCCCCGGGATTAGGGCTGAAACGAGGACTTGCCGAAGAGTATGTTGTTGCACCCTATGCCTCACTTTTATCACTTGCAGTAGATCCGGTTACGTCTATTAAAAATCTGAAGAGAATAGAGAAGAAAGGCGGTTCGGGACTATACGGATTTTTTGACGCAATTGATTTTACACCCTCCAGGATGAATAGCGGAGAGTCGCATAAAGTGGTGAAATCTTACATGGTTCATCACCACGGGATGGGATTGATTGCATTGGAGAATCTTCTGAATGACAACTCAATTCAACACTATTTCCATTCTGATCTTAGAATTCAGGGAAGCGAACTCATTCTGGAAGAGCGTGTTCCAAGGGGTGTGCCGATTAAAGAGCCTCATCCGATTGAAGTTGAGCTGGAACCGGGTGAACAAGAAGCAATCCAATATATTGTAGAGCATGCCGGTATGAACGATCTGGATATTAGCCCGCCTCGTCTTCGAATCCTATCAAACGGTAAGTATTCAACGATGGTAACTCATGCCGGAACCGGAAGTTCACAGTTTCATAACATTGCTATGAACGGATGGGAGCCTGACCCGACAACAGATCCGCTGGGTGTTTATGTATACATTAAAGATACTAACAGCGGTGAATTTTGGTCGGCGGGGCATCAACCTGTTAAACGAAAACCGGATCGGTATGACAGCTGGTTTCACAACGGGAAAATTGTAAACTCCAGAGTTGATGAATGGATTGAGACCACAACGGAAGTTTGTGTTTCGCCGGACTATCCTTTAGAACTTCGAAAAATTACACTAACCAACTATTCCGACAAAGAGAGACATCTTGAGGTAACGAGCTATGCAGAAGTTGTTCTGAATGGAAGGAAAGATCATAATTCACATCCCGCATTTTCTAAACTATTTATTCAAACAGATTACCTGGCTGAGCATCACGCACTACTGGCAAAAAGACGACCCAGAAGTGATAAGGAGTCTCCGATGTGGATGGTTCACACATTTGCAGGAGATGACAGCGAGAACCTCACAAATCCACTTCAGTACGAAACCGAACGTTCAAAATTTATTGGCCGAGGGAGAACACTGAGTCATCCAAAAGCTATGGATTCCAGTTCCAGACTGGAGTGTTCGCTGGGGAATGTTTCCGATCCGATCATGAGTCTTCGAAAAAATATAAGTATTGGTTCTGGGGAGAAAGTTGTTCTCTCATTTGGGACTGGATATGCCTCTTCAGAACAGGAAGCTATACAGATGGCTGATATGTATGATAATATACTTGCGGTGTTCAGGGCGTTTGATCTGGCCGAAGTTTACAGTTCTGTTGAGCTGAATCATATTGGAATAAAGTCGAAGGACGCTCACTACTTCCAGGAACTGGCATCATACGTAATATATTCTAATCCGAGATATCGGGCAGAATCGGCTCTGTTGCGTGAGAATAGAAAAAAACAGCATGATCTTTGGGCATATGGAATTTCAGGTGATTTGCCACTTGTGATTTTCAAGATCAGTCAGACAGATCAAATTAAGAATCTGAAAAAGATACTGAAAGCTCACGCATACTGGAGATTGAAAGGGCTGGAAACAGAACTTCTCATTTTAAATGATCACGCACCGAGCTACGCAGATGCAGTGCAGGAAGCAATCATTCAGCTGATAGAGTCATCATCTGAGAGAGGATTGATGAATAAATATGGCGGAATTTTTCTTCATCGAACCGATAAAATGCCGCCTGAAGATCTAACCCTGGTTTACAGTGTGGCGCACGCACAGTTCGATCATAAACTGCCCACAAAAGAGGATTTAGTCCGTCATGCGACGGATACAAAGTCATGGCTTTTGAATGATACAGAACCGGAAATCCAGCCGGCTGAAGTGGAATATCGTGATGACAATGAATCTCAACGACCAGTGGAGGACTTACAATTTTACAATGGATTTGGCGGCTTCAGCAGCGATGGAAAAGAGTATCGCATTCAACTGAACATTGACCCGGATACAAACCGACACATCTTTCCTCCGGCTCCATGGGTCAATATCCTTTCAAACCCGGATTTTGGTTCGTTGATATCCGAAAGGGGAGCGGGATACATGTGGAGTGAAAACAGCCGGGAGAATAAAATCACAACCTGGTCGAACGATCCGGTTATGGATCCACACTCTGAGGCTTTCTACATACGTCATAATGATAGAAGAATATATTGGTCTCCATCTCCGGGACCAGTTCCCGGAAATGGGAATTACGAGGTGGTACACGGTTTTGGCTATACCACATTTCTCCACACGAGTGAGGATTTAAACCAAGAACTAACTCATTTCGTACCACTGGAAAATTCAGTAAAAGTTAGCCGTCTGGTTGTTGAAAATTTGGATAACAAACCAATCTCCCTTTCAATATTCAGATATTTAGACAGGGTATTGGGAGTGAACCGAAACAGCTCGTCAAGGTTTGTTACTTCGAACTATTTACAGGAAATGAACACCTTAATTTCCAAAAATTATTACAATAACGAATTTTCCGGCAGGGTTGCATACTCAGGAGTATTTATGCCGGAAAGTGAGAGTGAAATTTTCTATACGACCGACAGAGAGAGTTTTATCGGCCGGAATCGTTCCCTTGAAAATCCAAATGCACTGTTCAGTTATCAGAATCTCGATAACTCCGAAAGCATGGGATCAGATCCTTGCGCTGCTCTTCAAATGAATCTGGATTTGGACAAAGGTGAGCGTAGAACGATCTACTTCCTGGACGGTGAAGCTAAAACTGAAGAAGAGGTTAAGAATACCCTATCAAAATATCGGGATCCTGAAAATGCAGAATCAGAGTTACAAGCTGTCAAAAAATTCTGGGCCGATAAAGTGGATAAGGTACAGGTTACCACACCGGATCAATCAATAGATCTGATGGTGAATGGCTGGCTGACCTATCAAAATTTATCCAGCAGAATGTGGGGCCGAACGGCATATTACCAGGCAGGCGGTGCTTTTGGTTTCCGGGATCAGCTGCAGGATTCCATGGCTTTGTTGTATGTTGATCCGGCTCTGACCAGAAAACAGATTTTACTGCATGCATCCAAGCAGTTCGAAGAGGGAGATGTTTTGCACTGGTGGCATCCGCCGACCGGAAGAGGGATTCGATCAAAAATTACGGATGATCGGCTCTGGCTCCCTTATGTAACAGAAAACTATGTCCGAGTAACCGGCGACAGAGATATTCTGTCAGAAGAGATCAACTACATCACTTCCCGGGCGCTGGAGGATCACGAACATGAAGTATATCTCACTCCTCAGGTGTCTGGAAAAACCGGTTCACTCTACGACCACTGCTGCAGGGCGATTGATATTTCTTTGCAGTTCGGGCAACACGGACTTCCTTTAATGGGAGCCGGAGACTGGAATGACGGGATGAATCGTGTTGGTGAGGAGGGAAGAGGTGAAAGCGTTTGGCTGGGCTTCTTTATCTACAGCACACTGCGCCGCTTTATTCCGATATGCAAAAAAATGGGTGATAGCGACCGGGCTGAAAGGTATAAGCAAACAGCATCCGAACTCAAAAAGCGATTGAATGATGAAGGCTGGGATGGAGAGTGGTACTTGCGTGCTTTTTATGATGATGGAACTCCACTCGGATCGGTAGAAAATGAAGAGTGTAAAATTGATGCTATATCACAAGCATGGGCCGTTATTTCCGGTGTGGCAACGGGAGAACGGGCTCAACAGTCACTGCTTTCGGCAGAAACACATCTCATTTCTGAATCGGATGGAATAATCCGACTGCTTAAACCTCCGTTTGACAAAACAGATAAAAATCCGGGTTATATCAAGGGTTATATTCCGGGTGTTCGGGAGAATGGAGGTCAATATACTCACGGTGCACTTTGGCTTATAAAAGCAATGGCAGAACTCGGAATGGGTGAAAAGGCTGTCAGCTATTTAAATATGGTAAACCCCATCAATCATTCATCATCCAAAGAGAGAAGTCTTCAGTATAAAGTTGAACCTTATGTGGTTGCTGCCGATGTATATGGTGAGCCGCCACTGACGGGAATGGGCGGTTGGACATGGTACACCGGGTCCGGCGGATGGATGTACCGTGTGATGTTAGAATCTGTTCTGGGTTTCAGTGTGGAGGGGAAATACATACTTCTCAGTCCGGCTATTTCGAAATCATGGAAATCGTACACCATTCGTTATAAGCCGGATGATATCGGAACAGAATACATTATAGATATTCATAATCAAGATCGTGTAGAGTCGGGCAGATTGACAGGGTTAATGGATGAAAAAGAGATATCCGTTAATGGAAAAGTGACCAGGATTAAAGTGGTAAAAGACGGAAAAACACACCGGGTAGAGTTGCAAATCAGTAAAGGAAAAGAAGCTAAAGTATAATTTTAAAAAGTCTGGTTGATTACAAACATACCTGTGAAAACACTACAACTGAATTTTAAGCCTGATGAATAGATAAGCTCCAATCTTTGATAGATTGTAAAACGTATTTTAATTGAAATGAAGTTTTGAAATACTGATTCGAAAGCTCGCTCTTAGCTCACCGATGAATCAAAATGAATGAACTGACTTAAGTCGGAGATTATTCATTATTGCTCAAGTTTAGGCATCAGATTTCAGAGACTTTATAAATCTTTAAATGGAAAAAATATGTCTGGAGAGAAAAAAAGATCATTAAAAGTATTGGTTGTAGACTCACATGTTTTGATTCGTCAAATTTTGGTATCTCTTTTCAGGGAGATGGATGAAATTCAATCCACAATTTCTCTTCATTATAAAAATTCAAACTACATTGAATCTGAAATTAAGCGCATCCAACCGGATATCCTCTTTTTAGGTTTGGATGCCAACCGAAGTGATGAAATTGAGCTGGTGAAGTCGATTCGAAATCACCGGCCGGACATGCCCATCATTATCATGTCGCCATTGAGTGAGAAAGGAGCTTCTACAGCATTACAGGCTTTAAAGTTAGGCGCGGTAGAATTTATTACCAAGCCAGACAGGCATATGGGTATCATGCTTTCCATGCGCCATTTTCGTAAAAGAATAGTTCCTGTGACCAAGATTTTAGGCAAACTGAACCGAGAACTTCTGGCTTCCACCAAAACGTCTGAAGATTCTATACCGGAAGTGAGTAAAGTATCGGATCAAAAATCGCAGCAATTTCTGTCAAATATTGAGTTAGTTGTGATTGCGGGATGTACGGGAGGAGTAAAAGCACTGTATCAGCTTATTTCTGAACTACCTGCTGAGTTGCCGGTTCCAATTGTAATCGTGCAACATCTCCCTAAAATATATACGAGGGCATTTGCATCAGAGCTGGATAAAATTACAGAAATGAATGTAAGAGAGGCGCAAAATGAAAACCCTCTTATTCCCGGTCAA
This is a stretch of genomic DNA from Rhodohalobacter barkolensis. It encodes these proteins:
- a CDS encoding GH36-type glycosyl hydrolase domain-containing protein gives rise to the protein MSQESKISYNINYLKESAANLAQIHAASKSSKHIRPVKPILEDSKKVLIDAYRILSGLAKKNQDLSPAAEWLIDNFYIVQEQVVQVGVDFPREFQRNLPPLSGGEHEGLPRVYELVMNFLTHTDNLVDEDVLINYVQHYQQFETLKLGEIWAIPIMIRLILIQKLSEKASRILQRKKIWRDVHELTSKIDEKDIREPGMLINKLSEWLKKYESGGEKVLVLIELYNQLQQTGFLQDEQKRWFIYRFKQHDITIDEALRSEAQRQSRLQVSIQNAVITLRESTETDWSDFVEECSIVDQILRLDPYGVYSQMDFETRDRYRRTVERISRHSKHSETDVAEKVLILAEDQGRINEESDDDSDPLFNQSIVKKHIGYFLVGNGYRELISELGYRMPLRERLQKKLEQNPFLYILSIILHTVLLMVVLWYVTDAFSESIFIATSVLLISLFPALDLSVAAMNRFFVFLLPPRKLNRMDFEDRIPDQSRTMVVVPTLFSSPDDVRDQLSRLEIRSLANPHPGLQFALLSDFNDSPNETEPGDREILDTAKRIVAEMNEKYSSAYGDKFFVLHRDRLWNDSEEAWMGWERKRGKLEEFNMLLNDPETETSFSLVTGNLIDSIRSEEVKYIITLDSDTKLPPDSAIKLIRTISHPLNQAYFNPDEKRITSGYAIIQPRISIPPSSARQTWFSRIFSGNVGLDPYSTAVSDIYQDLAGEAVFTGKGIYNVRAFHEVLSDRFPENRILSHDLLESTYLRTGLASDIELYDDYPQTYASFSKRAHRWTRGDWQIASWLFKQVPGREGVERNRMNILSKWKIFDNLRRSLNPFFLTLFFIAGWFFLPGSAWLWTLFALGILAFPIYVSLSTDIINRPARVRWMLYWEKVRANLKINTVQALFTVVILPHHALVQLDAVFRTLYRLNFSRKNLLEWVSAFQTESSSPNSLGAYLKMMILPMILGVSILIGAIIVNPGYLWAIAPFFVIWAGSPFYVWYISQPIRVSAAKYDLSDELKLREYARRTWFYFERMVTEEHSWLPPDNFQVDPPLPPTDRTSPTNIGLALVANLVAYNRGYVTYSEFLERTENMLLSLEKMERYKGHFFNWYQTKLGEVLNPRYISTVDSGNLAAGLIVIKEGVKAAEKEQALNEKFWEGLKDTVRTVENIFSQLEKECPEVDPCFSEVKENTKAILEKIESSHKTGLELLKEIKENAARLSAVDLLPLGSHFDDQYMQDLLFWLESPLKQLEKSIAEWKCLTVDPTMDLTAHSPEMLNDLMQKRDGNSQCVLLLNRWRVQTENIVSISEKLIDDMDFTFLYLKKRGLFSIGFNVEKAHLDKSTYDLLASEARIASYIAIAKGDIPVEHWFRLSRRLTSLSSNEILLSWGGTMFEYLMPLLFMKSIDETLMDQTYKNVVRWQQEYGKKQGKPWGFSESAYYNLNIDMHYQYRAFGAPGLGLKRGLAEEYVVAPYASLLSLAVDPVTSIKNLKRIEKKGGSGLYGFFDAIDFTPSRMNSGESHKVVKSYMVHHHGMGLIALENLLNDNSIQHYFHSDLRIQGSELILEERVPRGVPIKEPHPIEVELEPGEQEAIQYIVEHAGMNDLDISPPRLRILSNGKYSTMVTHAGTGSSQFHNIAMNGWEPDPTTDPLGVYVYIKDTNSGEFWSAGHQPVKRKPDRYDSWFHNGKIVNSRVDEWIETTTEVCVSPDYPLELRKITLTNYSDKERHLEVTSYAEVVLNGRKDHNSHPAFSKLFIQTDYLAEHHALLAKRRPRSDKESPMWMVHTFAGDDSENLTNPLQYETERSKFIGRGRTLSHPKAMDSSSRLECSLGNVSDPIMSLRKNISIGSGEKVVLSFGTGYASSEQEAIQMADMYDNILAVFRAFDLAEVYSSVELNHIGIKSKDAHYFQELASYVIYSNPRYRAESALLRENRKKQHDLWAYGISGDLPLVIFKISQTDQIKNLKKILKAHAYWRLKGLETELLILNDHAPSYADAVQEAIIQLIESSSERGLMNKYGGIFLHRTDKMPPEDLTLVYSVAHAQFDHKLPTKEDLVRHATDTKSWLLNDTEPEIQPAEVEYRDDNESQRPVEDLQFYNGFGGFSSDGKEYRIQLNIDPDTNRHIFPPAPWVNILSNPDFGSLISERGAGYMWSENSRENKITTWSNDPVMDPHSEAFYIRHNDRRIYWSPSPGPVPGNGNYEVVHGFGYTTFLHTSEDLNQELTHFVPLENSVKVSRLVVENLDNKPISLSIFRYLDRVLGVNRNSSSRFVTSNYLQEMNTLISKNYYNNEFSGRVAYSGVFMPESESEIFYTTDRESFIGRNRSLENPNALFSYQNLDNSESMGSDPCAALQMNLDLDKGERRTIYFLDGEAKTEEEVKNTLSKYRDPENAESELQAVKKFWADKVDKVQVTTPDQSIDLMVNGWLTYQNLSSRMWGRTAYYQAGGAFGFRDQLQDSMALLYVDPALTRKQILLHASKQFEEGDVLHWWHPPTGRGIRSKITDDRLWLPYVTENYVRVTGDRDILSEEINYITSRALEDHEHEVYLTPQVSGKTGSLYDHCCRAIDISLQFGQHGLPLMGAGDWNDGMNRVGEEGRGESVWLGFFIYSTLRRFIPICKKMGDSDRAERYKQTASELKKRLNDEGWDGEWYLRAFYDDGTPLGSVENEECKIDAISQAWAVISGVATGERAQQSLLSAETHLISESDGIIRLLKPPFDKTDKNPGYIKGYIPGVRENGGQYTHGALWLIKAMAELGMGEKAVSYLNMVNPINHSSSKERSLQYKVEPYVVAADVYGEPPLTGMGGWTWYTGSGGWMYRVMLESVLGFSVEGKYILLSPAISKSWKSYTIRYKPDDIGTEYIIDIHNQDRVESGRLTGLMDEKEISVNGKVTRIKVVKDGKTHRVELQISKGKEAKV
- a CDS encoding chemotaxis protein CheB, whose translation is MSGEKKRSLKVLVVDSHVLIRQILVSLFREMDEIQSTISLHYKNSNYIESEIKRIQPDILFLGLDANRSDEIELVKSIRNHRPDMPIIIMSPLSEKGASTALQALKLGAVEFITKPDRHMGIMLSMRHFRKRIVPVTKILGKLNRELLASTKTSEDSIPEVSKVSDQKSQQFLSNIELVVIAGCTGGVKALYQLISELPAELPVPIVIVQHLPKIYTRAFASELDKITEMNVREAQNENPLIPGQIYLAPGGYHTVVKNIGNRKILGIHRGPRENKNRPSIDVLLRSASQAYNSKLLTIFLSGGGVDGLAGAKNVVEAGGQIILQNRESALLWNLNQKIFDRISSLDQHPTEKISQEIIKHLYGKRASRSHRYSAEGSGQWGFKSV